The stretch of DNA TTTTCGCCGCCGATGGGCCGCAAGACTTGGTTGGCCAGCTCTCGCTTCGTTTTGGACGCCCGCGCGCCTTGCCGGATTGGGCCATTGGCGGCGCGATTGTCGGGCTGAAACAGGGGGGAAAGAGCTTTGAGCGGCTCGAAGCCTTCATCGATGCAGGCGCCGCAGTCTCCGGCTTGTGGTGCGAGGATTGGGCAGGCATCCGCGAGACCAGTTTCGGCCGCCGCCTGTTCTGGGACTGGCAGCGCAGTGAGGCGCGCTATCCCGACCTGCCCGCGCGGATCAAGGCGCTGAACGAGCGGGGCATTCGCTTCCTTGCCTATGCGAACCCCTATCTGGCAGTTGATGGCCTGCTCTATCAAGAGGCGCTGGTGAGCGGCCATTTGTGCCGCAAGCTGGACAGCGACGAGCCCTATCTGGTCGATTTCGGCGAATTTGACTGCGGCGTCCTCGATTTCACCCGCGAGGAAAGCTGCGCATGGTTTGCCGAGCGTATTCTGTGTCGGGAGATGCTGGACATTGGCATTGACGGCTGGATGGCCGATTTCGGCGAATATCTGCCCACCGACGTGCGTCTTGCCAGCGGCATGGACGCGATGGAGGCGCATAATCTCTGGCCGGTCCTCTGGGCACAGGTCAATGACCGGGCGCTGGCCATGCGGGGCCGGCAAGGCGATGCGGTTTTCTTCATGCGCGCCGGGTTCAGCGGCGTATCGGGCCATTGCCCGCTTCTCTGGGCCGGGGATCAGTCGGTCGATTTTACCCGCCATGACGGCATCGGCACGGTCATCACGGCGGCGCTTTCGTCCGGGCTGGTCGGCAATGCCTACAGCCATTCCGATTGCGGGGGCTATACCTCGCTGCATGGCAATATCCGCAGCGTCGAACTGATGCAGCGCTGGTGCGAACTGGCCGCCTTTGCCCCGGTCATGCGCAGCCATGAGGGCAACCGGCCCGATGACAATCTGCAATATGATTCAAGCCCCGAACTGCTGGCCAATTTCGCCATGTGGAGCAGGGTTCATGCCCACCTGGCCCCCTATGTCCGCCACCTGTGCGACGAGGCGGTGGCCACCGGCCTGCCCGCCCAGCGGCCCCTGTTCCTGCATTACCCCGAAGAAACCAGCCTTTTCACCCTTCAGGACCAGTTCCTCTATGGCGCCGACCTGCTGGTCGCCCCCGTGGTCGAGGAAGGCGCGACCCGGCGCCGCGTGACCCTGCCGGGCGATCGGCCGTGGCGCCATGTGTGGTCGGGCGTGGATTATGCGCCCGGAACACATGACATTGCCGCTCCCATCGGCCATCCTCCTGTATTCTATCGGACAGAGAGCGCTTTTGCCGATCTGTTCGCCCAGATGGGGGGAATTGTGACGCAATGAGCGAGAGGTCCAATATTCGCGATGTGGCCGCATTGGCGGGGGTGGCGGTCAAAACGGTCAGCCGGGTGCTGAACGGCCATCCCTATGTCAGCGCCGCCATGCGCGAAAAGGTGGAAAAGGCGATGAAGGAGCTGGAATTCCGGCCCTCTATTGCCGCGCGCATCCTGACGGGATCGAAATCGAACCAGATCGCGCTGATCTATGACAACCACAGCCCCTATTACATGTTTCAGATCCAGAGCGGATGCTGGGATTATTGCAAGGCCCATGGCATCCGCCTGATCGCCCAGCCGGTCGATGTGGCCGATCCCGATGTGGGCGATTCCGTGCGCGGGCTGGTCAGCGAGACGCATGTGGACGGGATCATCCTGTCCTCGCCGGTCACGGATTGCGTGGGCGTGCTTCAGGCCTTGGACGCGCTGGACGTGCCCTTTGTCCGCATTTCGCCCGGCACCAACCATGCGCTGACATCCTCGGTGTTCATGGATGATGCGCAGGCCGCCGATGACATGACCACCCATCTCATCAACATGGGCCATCGCCGGATCGGCTTCATCAAGGGCCACCCCAACCACATGTCGAGCGATGACCGCCTGTTCGGTTATCGCCGCGCGCTCGACCGGGCGGGCATCGCCTTTGAGCCGCAACTGGTGATGCCGGGCGAATTTGATTTTGAAAGCGGATTTGCGGCGGGCGGCATGTTGCTGGATATGGCCCATCCGCCCACCGCGATCTTTGCCGCCAATGATGATATGGCGGCGGGCGTTCTGGCCATGGCGCATGGCCGGGGGATGGCGCTGCCCGAACAGCTTTCGGTGGTCGGGTTTGACGATACGACGCTGGCGCGCACCGTCTGGCCCGCGCTTACCACCATTCATCAGCCGATGGCCGAACTGGCCCGCACGGCCACCGAAATTCTCATCGCCGGGGGTGACATCACGCACCGCCGATTGTCCCACACCCTCGTCGAACGCGCCTCGGTTGCGGCGCCTTTCAGGAAGAACCCATGAGCCTTTTGCCCCTCCCTCCCGCCCTGCGCCCGCTGGGGGCGTCCGGTTTGAATGTGTCGCCCATCGCGTGGGGCATGTGGCGCCTTGCCGAAGGCGGGCGCACAGCGGCCGATGCCGCGCGGCTGGTCCATGCCGCGCTGGACGCCGGGATCAATCTGCTCGACACGGCCGATATCTATGGCTTTGACGGCGTCGGCGGCTTTGGCGATGCGGAAAGCCTGCTGGGCGAGGTGATTGCGGCCGATCCGGGGCTGCGCAGCCGCTTTGTGCTGGCCACCAAGGGCGGCA from Novosphingobium humi encodes:
- a CDS encoding alpha-glucosidase encodes the protein MQVQFSPFKDGFQLDFAGQTVLRHDSQCPALVIARGDPSIEMYRGNFRIEDAPCDSIIPTGWRVEDGAVLLLHEGAPVARLALDQAALTVQALDPAFDRLWVHFHAEPGETAWGGGEQMSYLALNGCRFPMWTSEPGVGRDKTTELTRIMDETGMAGGDYWNTNYPQPTLLTSRWLAIHLDASVYSVIDAVDPSRWTFEIWAEQARFELFAADGPQDLVGQLSLRFGRPRALPDWAIGGAIVGLKQGGKSFERLEAFIDAGAAVSGLWCEDWAGIRETSFGRRLFWDWQRSEARYPDLPARIKALNERGIRFLAYANPYLAVDGLLYQEALVSGHLCRKLDSDEPYLVDFGEFDCGVLDFTREESCAWFAERILCREMLDIGIDGWMADFGEYLPTDVRLASGMDAMEAHNLWPVLWAQVNDRALAMRGRQGDAVFFMRAGFSGVSGHCPLLWAGDQSVDFTRHDGIGTVITAALSSGLVGNAYSHSDCGGYTSLHGNIRSVELMQRWCELAAFAPVMRSHEGNRPDDNLQYDSSPELLANFAMWSRVHAHLAPYVRHLCDEAVATGLPAQRPLFLHYPEETSLFTLQDQFLYGADLLVAPVVEEGATRRRVTLPGDRPWRHVWSGVDYAPGTHDIAAPIGHPPVFYRTESAFADLFAQMGGIVTQ
- a CDS encoding LacI family DNA-binding transcriptional regulator — translated: MSERSNIRDVAALAGVAVKTVSRVLNGHPYVSAAMREKVEKAMKELEFRPSIAARILTGSKSNQIALIYDNHSPYYMFQIQSGCWDYCKAHGIRLIAQPVDVADPDVGDSVRGLVSETHVDGIILSSPVTDCVGVLQALDALDVPFVRISPGTNHALTSSVFMDDAQAADDMTTHLINMGHRRIGFIKGHPNHMSSDDRLFGYRRALDRAGIAFEPQLVMPGEFDFESGFAAGGMLLDMAHPPTAIFAANDDMAAGVLAMAHGRGMALPEQLSVVGFDDTTLARTVWPALTTIHQPMAELARTATEILIAGGDITHRRLSHTLVERASVAAPFRKNP